From the Candidatus Methanoperedens sp. genome, one window contains:
- a CDS encoding DUF1894 domain-containing protein, with product MGCIDEMNYEILLPNSSFKECADFIKKNFKEIYYVEAGFKIFDNYLIGVPPIPIAVDGDFIIMPYVKPCHGSFVLRIPGKEEVERMRKGK from the coding sequence ATGGGCTGCATTGACGAGATGAACTATGAGATACTGCTGCCCAATAGCTCCTTCAAGGAATGCGCGGATTTTATAAAGAAGAATTTCAAGGAGATATATTATGTCGAAGCGGGTTTTAAGATTTTTGATAATTATCTGATAGGGGTTCCTCCGATTCCGATTGCTGTGGATGGGGATTTTATCATTATGCCATATGTCAAGCCCTGCCACGGGAGTTTTGTGCTGAGGATACCGGGGAAGGAGGAAGTGGAGAGGATGAGGAAGGGGAAGTGA
- a CDS encoding DUF1890 domain-containing protein, with product MKALLLMGCPELPVQTAAALYIASKLNREGFDVTAAGNKAAISLLLNSDPEKHYIKKVMELDRCIGALAEKKLDFDLCFVFIHSDSGISYLATVKSLSKAKTVAVIFGKEIEPLIEASEDSIIIAAKAVHNPTPLRAQIDGVKSWAALTR from the coding sequence ATGAAAGCGCTTCTGTTGATGGGATGCCCTGAACTGCCTGTGCAGACGGCGGCGGCGCTTTATATCGCCAGCAAACTGAACCGCGAAGGGTTTGATGTGACTGCCGCCGGCAACAAGGCTGCCATCAGCCTGCTTCTTAATTCAGACCCTGAGAAACATTATATCAAGAAGGTGATGGAGCTTGACAGGTGCATCGGCGCCCTTGCTGAAAAGAAATTGGACTTCGACCTTTGTTTTGTGTTCATACACAGCGACAGCGGGATTTCATATCTTGCCACCGTCAAATCATTATCGAAAGCAAAAACAGTGGCGGTTATTTTCGGGAAGGAGATTGAGCCGCTCATCGAAGCCAGCGAGGATTCGATAATAATAGCGGCAAAGGCTGTGCATAATCCCACGCCTCTTCGGGCGCAAATCGACGGGGTGAAGTCATGGGCTGCATTGACGAGATGA
- a CDS encoding methanogenesis marker 14 protein: MDNPLKLMLSCFLSKPRIAESQSIQPAELKGDLKVAEFIPFFIVASIEVGNTTTKCILTATNMKEGRTRLLNKTVKMTRDVRKPKPDERIFGTTLSGVSLTRESIAELVRDTLLEAHEAVHLDITTDLDFAVRSTGVVAGFSSPHEVGEFIKALADGCLLAGIPPKKMVPAMSIENIPVKFRDHTLIDKIVFTGAVGGVLPPVGSTGVEIVANEMEGELSTAGIKEGAKWAGVDFRNPVFSMDFGTTLKGRITNDDIPYAKTIANLCGYAGAIPDAVIKGTGLVDRRHGAALDLFHNNKERMIWLSKSAVIKKYAKVIHELITIELVPEDRNRYGSVPVDPAAAKEIGVALIGCDVGENGGKMPKLTDIGAEIYLKHGLKTVFATLDLVSAMMVGRLVKLALDNKLISEKTSIGLTGRAAITGCKPHLILRSIEKLGIYEKPQERVVFVDDGLARGAAVMARCMNSMGVPKNPIGGIRGGGCVLNKRIEYYKKSKERSST; encoded by the coding sequence ATGGATAACCCCCTTAAATTAATGCTCAGTTGCTTTTTATCAAAGCCGAGGATAGCAGAAAGCCAGTCCATCCAACCAGCTGAGCTCAAAGGCGACCTGAAAGTGGCTGAGTTTATCCCGTTCTTCATTGTAGCTTCCATCGAAGTCGGGAACACCACAACCAAGTGCATTCTTACTGCCACGAATATGAAGGAAGGGCGTACCCGGCTTTTGAACAAGACTGTGAAGATGACACGCGATGTAAGGAAACCTAAACCAGATGAGCGGATTTTCGGTACCACCTTAAGCGGCGTATCGCTAACAAGGGAGTCGATTGCGGAATTAGTCCGAGACACACTGCTCGAGGCGCATGAGGCTGTTCATCTCGATATCACAACAGACCTTGATTTTGCTGTGAGGTCAACGGGCGTTGTTGCAGGATTCTCATCCCCGCATGAAGTAGGAGAATTCATAAAAGCCCTTGCAGACGGCTGCCTCCTTGCAGGCATCCCTCCCAAAAAAATGGTTCCTGCTATGTCCATTGAGAACATACCCGTAAAATTCAGAGACCACACCCTTATTGATAAGATCGTATTCACAGGCGCTGTCGGCGGGGTTCTCCCGCCTGTGGGCTCAACGGGTGTGGAAATAGTCGCAAATGAAATGGAAGGTGAGCTTTCAACGGCAGGCATCAAAGAAGGTGCAAAATGGGCGGGCGTGGATTTCAGGAACCCTGTTTTTTCCATGGACTTCGGAACCACGCTGAAAGGGCGTATCACCAACGATGACATACCGTATGCAAAAACGATAGCCAACCTTTGCGGTTATGCGGGTGCGATTCCGGATGCGGTGATAAAAGGCACAGGGCTCGTGGATAGAAGACACGGCGCAGCGCTTGATCTATTCCACAATAATAAAGAGCGCATGATATGGCTCTCAAAAAGCGCCGTCATCAAAAAATACGCGAAGGTTATTCATGAGCTGATAACAATAGAACTTGTGCCAGAGGACAGAAACAGGTACGGAAGCGTGCCTGTAGACCCGGCGGCTGCAAAAGAGATAGGTGTTGCCCTAATCGGATGCGATGTGGGTGAAAACGGGGGCAAGATGCCAAAATTAACCGATATAGGAGCTGAAATATATTTAAAACACGGTTTAAAGACGGTTTTTGCTACTCTTGATCTGGTGTCGGCAATGATGGTTGGGCGGCTGGTGAAACTTGCTTTGGATAATAAACTCATCTCGGAGAAGACATCCATAGGTTTGACTGGAAGGGCAGCCATCACAGGCTGCAAACCCCATCTTATTTTAAGAAGCATTGAAAAACTTGGGATTTATGAAAAGCCACAGGAACGAGTGGTGTTTGTGGACGATGGTCTTGCCAGAGGCGCTGCTGTGATGGCGCGATGCATGAACTCGATGGGAGTCCCGAAAAACCCAATCGGAGGCATAAGGGGCGGCGGGTGCGTGCTGAACAAGCGTATCGAGTATTATAAAAAATCAAAAGAGAGGAGTTCGACATGA
- a CDS encoding RNA methyltransferase: MPLTFRIVLVEPIYSGNIGSVARVMKNFGFHELVLLNPCELDMPARVMSLHAYDIIENARIEFSLKDALAGSNILVGMTGIPGKTDNKHMRMPALSPRALKEKLTGKSGIVSLVFGREDHGLRNEELELCDIIVNIPTSREYPSMNLSHAVAVVLYELSDVKADKTYLAPHFDLELLYEHIEEVLSDIEYKEHKEDKTKLMLQRILGRAELTGREVQTLRGVLRRIQWKLNKLKKGS, from the coding sequence ATGCCCCTTACCTTCCGCATCGTCCTCGTTGAACCAATATACAGCGGCAACATAGGCTCAGTAGCCCGCGTGATGAAGAATTTCGGTTTTCATGAGCTTGTACTCCTGAACCCCTGCGAGCTTGACATGCCTGCGCGTGTAATGTCCCTGCATGCGTATGATATAATCGAGAACGCAAGGATTGAATTTTCCTTGAAAGATGCCCTTGCGGGCTCAAATATCCTCGTGGGCATGACGGGAATTCCAGGAAAGACGGATAACAAACATATGAGAATGCCTGCCCTTTCTCCCCGCGCACTAAAAGAGAAACTTACAGGCAAAAGCGGAATCGTTTCGCTTGTCTTCGGCAGGGAAGACCACGGGCTTCGGAATGAGGAGCTTGAGTTATGCGATATCATCGTGAATATCCCAACGAGCCGGGAGTATCCCAGCATGAACCTGTCCCATGCCGTTGCCGTGGTCTTGTATGAATTGAGCGATGTGAAAGCAGATAAGACTTATCTGGCTCCCCATTTTGACCTCGAGCTTCTGTATGAGCACATCGAAGAAGTTCTCTCTGATATCGAGTACAAGGAACATAAAGAAGACAAGACAAAGCTGATGCTTCAGAGGATACTGGGGAGGGCTGAATTAACCGGGCGCGAGGTCCAGACACTTCGCGGAGTGCTGCGCCGCATACAGTGGAAATTAAATAAATTAAAAAAAGGTAGTTAA
- a CDS encoding dihydroneopterin aldolase family protein translates to MIEINNRDMAIFEAGIKLGALYHQFVGTPINVDTIDDLSRAIEESVALQPYVRSVSVSIERDMAEKKQNPKFKYCELEGRMLHVSLQVLYKNIIAHVELAYDEEKDYPMMSIKKIEEM, encoded by the coding sequence ATGATAGAAATCAATAATCGTGACATGGCAATATTCGAGGCTGGCATCAAGCTCGGGGCGCTGTACCACCAGTTTGTAGGCACGCCGATTAATGTTGATACCATAGACGACCTTTCAAGAGCGATAGAAGAAAGCGTTGCTCTTCAGCCCTATGTCCGAAGCGTGAGTGTTTCGATTGAGAGGGATATGGCAGAGAAAAAGCAAAACCCGAAGTTCAAATACTGCGAACTTGAAGGGCGCATGCTGCATGTGAGTTTGCAGGTGCTTTACAAAAATATTATTGCGCATGTGGAACTTGCATATGATGAGGAAAAGGATTACCCGATGATGAGCATTAAGAAAATTGAGGAGATGTAA
- the pssA gene encoding CDP-diacylglycerol--serine O-phosphatidyltransferase, protein MGENILKLIKPADIITLVNALLGFASIIMTLRGEVESALVLVLIAVIADGADGAVARYSGYGVLGANLDSLADVISFGVAPAVLAFVFLNGYFSWVFSGLFLVCGTLRLARFNAAGKKDGFEGIPITSGGFVVALFLLMRDYVQYFEYMFILLLVLLSLLMISTIAYPKLKNPAILAPMVLLIVFDVAAFYLGYPGAVKKASLLLFILIFGYILSPIGRRYYDRNQ, encoded by the coding sequence CTCGGTTTTGCCTCGATAATAATGACTTTGAGAGGAGAGGTTGAAAGCGCGCTGGTGCTGGTTCTTATTGCTGTGATAGCAGACGGTGCTGACGGCGCGGTGGCGCGGTATTCGGGATACGGGGTTCTTGGCGCGAACCTTGATTCGCTTGCCGATGTGATTTCTTTTGGGGTTGCGCCTGCTGTTCTGGCGTTTGTTTTTCTCAACGGATATTTTTCGTGGGTATTTTCGGGTCTTTTCCTTGTATGCGGCACGCTGCGACTTGCCAGGTTCAATGCAGCAGGGAAAAAGGACGGGTTTGAAGGAATACCAATAACATCTGGGGGTTTTGTTGTGGCGCTGTTTCTTCTGATGAGGGATTATGTGCAGTATTTTGAATATATGTTCATTCTTCTTCTTGTTCTCCTGTCTTTGCTGATGATAAGCACCATAGCTTATCCCAAATTAAAGAACCCTGCTATCCTTGCTCCGATGGTGCTGCTCATTGTTTTTGATGTTGCGGCTTTTTATCTGGGTTATCCTGGTGCGGTAAAAAAGGCATCATTGCTCCTGTTTATCCTGATTTTTGGTTACATCCTAAGTCCGATAGGAAGGAGATATTATGATAGAAATCAATAA